In the genome of Aequorivita sp. H23M31, the window TTGAAAGTTTACCAATTGTTTTAAATACGGCGAAGGATGGATTGCAATTCAATTATAGCATTTTCGCCTAAAATAACCGTAATTTTGTGAAAAATCAAAGATTATGGCTGTACACAAAGCGGGATATGTAAACATCATAGGAAATCCGAATGTTGGGAAGAGCACTCTCATGAATGCATTTGTAGGAGAGCGGCTTTCGATCATCACGTCAAAAGCTCAGACTACCCGTCATCGCATTCTTGGAATCGTAAATGGTGAGGATTTTCAAGTACTTTTCAGTGATACCCCAGGAATTATAAAACCTGCATACCAACTTCAGGAAAGTATGATGGATTTTGTGAAATCTGCCTTCGAAGATGCCGATATACTTCTTTATTTAGTGGAATTAGGCGAGAAGGAATTGAAAGACGAATCTTTTTTCAATAAAATCACCCACGCCAAGATTCCTGTTTTACTTCTTATTAATAAAATTGACAAAGGCAATGAAGAACTTTTGGATGAAGCGGTAAATCTTTGGAAATCAAAAGTTCCAAATGCCGAGATCTTTGCCATATCCGCTCTTCAAAATTTTGGTGTTCCAGAGGTGTTCAATAGAATAATTGAATTGCTTCCAGAATCTCCGCCATTTTATCCCAAAGACCAACTCACCGATAAACCAGAACGTTTTTTCGTGAACGAAACCATTCGCGAGAAAATACTAATGCACTACAAAAAGGAAATTCCATATTCTGTTGAAATCGATACAGAGGAATTTTTTGAGGATGAAAACATTATCCGCATCCGAAGCATTATTATGGTTGAGCGCGAGACCCAAAAGGGAATTATCATCGGTCATAAAGGAACTGCTTTGAAAAGAGTAGGAGTGGAGGCCCGAAAGGATTTGGAAAAATTCTTCGGAAAACAGATTCATCTTGAGCTATATGTAAAAGTCAATAAAGACTGGCGGAGTAATGAAAAACAATTACGAAGATTTGGCTATAATAGCTAACTATGGTTTATGTAATCGTTTTTGTTGTTTTAGTGTTGTTTGCTATTTACGCTTTCTGGCAGAATAAAAAACGGCCCGTTCAATCTTTTCCTAAAAAGTGGGAAGCACTCCTTTACGATAACGTTTTGTTTTATAGAAATCTTTCTTCTGCTGAAAAGAAAAGGTTCCGCAATAGGATGATGCTTTTCTTGAGCGAAGTTTATATAGAAGGAATAGAGACCGAGCTTGAAGATCTTGATAAAGTGTTGGTCGCCGCGAGTGCAGTTATTCCTGTATTTGGTTTTCCCGAATGGCACTACAATAATTTAAGCGGCATCATTATCTATCCAGGAAATTTTAATGAAGACCTGGAATTTGAACATCACGGAGAAAAGCGGATAATATCTGGATTGGTAGGTTCTGGTAGATTTGAAAATCAGATGATACTTTCACGACAAGCACTTCGCCACGGCTTTGAAAACGATACGGACAAAGAAAATACTTCCGTTCACGAATTTGTTCATCTTATAGATAAAATGGATGGCGAAGCCGATGGCGTTCCTGAACGGTTACTTCAAAGACAATACATAACTCCGTGGCTAAAGTTGATGCACGATGAAATGGAAGCCATCAATAACAATGAATCTGACATCCGTAAATACGGCGGTACAAGTGAAGTCGAATTTCTGGCGGTAGCTTCGGAATATTTCTTCGAACGACCCGATCTTTTCAAAAAAAAGCATCCTGAATTATATGAAATGCTAGAGAAATGTTTTCAGCAGAATCCTGGAGAAAGATAATTGAACTTTATTTTGAACTGAGCTCATTTCAGTTTTTAATATAACGTCTTCCGTTTCAACTTCATCTTCGATTTCATTTTCATCTTCGATTTTGTTTTCGATTTCGAATGCCCCCTAAGCCCCTAAAGGGGGAGTTAAGGATGTGATAATTTTTCGATAGTTTGAACAATGTAGCTCCCTTTAGGGCGGGGGATTTTTACTTAGGATAATTTAAATTCAGTTCCCGCTTCAACTTCATCTTCAATTTTGATTTCGTTCTCCCTCCGGGCCGTTTCCAGCAAAAACCCATAAAGCTTCTGCATTCCCGGTTTCCCTTTCTTCTTACCGATTGTCCCTGCAATATAAAGCAGGATCCAAGCTAAGACCAGTCCGATAGCAATACCAATCTGTAGTGCGGTAGAATTACCCAAACTGGAATTAGAATACCACCAAATTACATCAGCAATAAACAGAGTGCCAACAACCACGTGAAAAAAAATGAACATAGTCCAAACAGTAGGATTAGGGCCGAAAAATCCGTTTATGGAACACTGGTTTTCGGAGGTTTCAGATAGTTCCAGGTGCAATTGAGGGGACCAGAATAATTGTTCTTCTTTTGGAAGTCTCAAAAAAATGTGATCATCCAAGCAGCTTATGTGAAATTTGCTCTCTTTCTTTTTTTCTTCCTTGAACCGTGCAATCAGTTGATCGCAAGACATTTTCAAATCCATTTGGAACCGCGGCCGGAGCATTATTTCATTCGATAATTGCATAAGTTCAGAGTTTAAAAGCGGTGAAAATACTATTTTTTATGACAACTAAAAGCTACTTTTGCGCCTGCTATCTTAAATGGATAGGTTCTAAATATAAGATTATGAGCATTGTTGCAGTTGTGGGAAGACCGAATGTGGGAAAATCCACTTTTTTCAATAGAATGATTCAACGCAGAGAGGCTATAGTTGACGCCGTGAGCGGGGTTACCCGCGATCGTCATTATGGAAAAAGCGATTGGAATGGAAAAGATTTTTCATTAATCGATACTGGTGGTTATGTAAAAGGAAGTGAAGACGTTTTTGAAGCTGAGATCGACAAGCAGGTACAACTGGCCATTGACGAAGCAGATGCCATAATTTTTATGGTAGATGTGGAGAGTGGCGTAACGGGAATGGACCAAGAGGTTGCCAAATTACTACGCCGCTCAAAAAAACCGATTTTTCTCGCAATTAATAAAGTGGACACTTCATCGCGGATGAACGATGCCCTTGAATTTTATTCCCTTGGTTTTGAAACACAATATCCCATTTCCAGTATAAGTGGAAGTGGAACCGGAGACTTATTGGACGATTTAATAAAAGCACTTCCGGATAAGGAACCTGTGGATAATAGTCACTTACCGCGTTTTGCCGTTGTGGGCCGCCCAAACGCAGGGAAATCTTCTTTTATAAATGCTTTGATCGGGGAAGACCGCTATATTGTTACCGATGTTGCCGGCACCACTCGCGATAGTATAGATACCAAATACGATCGTTTCGGATTTGAATTCAACTTGGTAGATACGGCCGGAATTCGTAAAAAGAGCAAGGTTAAGGAAGATCTTGAGTTTTATTCCGTAATGCGAAGTGTGCGCGCCATTGAGCATTGCGACGTTATTATTCTGGTTTTTGACGCCACGCGAGGCTTTGACGGGCAGGTTGAGAATATTTTTTGGTTGGCACAACGCAATAATAAAGGAATTGTAATTGTAGCCAATAAGTGGGATTTAGTAGAGGATAAGGAAACCAGTACGGTGAAGGATTACGAAAAATATATCCGCCAACAGTGTGAGCCTTTTGTAGATGTTCCTATTGTTTTTATATCAACAA includes:
- the era gene encoding GTPase Era, producing the protein MAVHKAGYVNIIGNPNVGKSTLMNAFVGERLSIITSKAQTTRHRILGIVNGEDFQVLFSDTPGIIKPAYQLQESMMDFVKSAFEDADILLYLVELGEKELKDESFFNKITHAKIPVLLLINKIDKGNEELLDEAVNLWKSKVPNAEIFAISALQNFGVPEVFNRIIELLPESPPFYPKDQLTDKPERFFVNETIREKILMHYKKEIPYSVEIDTEEFFEDENIIRIRSIIMVERETQKGIIIGHKGTALKRVGVEARKDLEKFFGKQIHLELYVKVNKDWRSNEKQLRRFGYNS
- a CDS encoding M90 family metallopeptidase, which translates into the protein MVYVIVFVVLVLFAIYAFWQNKKRPVQSFPKKWEALLYDNVLFYRNLSSAEKKRFRNRMMLFLSEVYIEGIETELEDLDKVLVAASAVIPVFGFPEWHYNNLSGIIIYPGNFNEDLEFEHHGEKRIISGLVGSGRFENQMILSRQALRHGFENDTDKENTSVHEFVHLIDKMDGEADGVPERLLQRQYITPWLKLMHDEMEAINNNESDIRKYGGTSEVEFLAVASEYFFERPDLFKKKHPELYEMLEKCFQQNPGER
- a CDS encoding GTP-binding protein; the encoded protein is MQLSNEIMLRPRFQMDLKMSCDQLIARFKEEKKKESKFHISCLDDHIFLRLPKEEQLFWSPQLHLELSETSENQCSINGFFGPNPTVWTMFIFFHVVVGTLFIADVIWWYSNSSLGNSTALQIGIAIGLVLAWILLYIAGTIGKKKGKPGMQKLYGFLLETARRENEIKIEDEVEAGTEFKLS
- the der gene encoding ribosome biogenesis GTPase Der encodes the protein MMSIVAVVGRPNVGKSTFFNRMIQRREAIVDAVSGVTRDRHYGKSDWNGKDFSLIDTGGYVKGSEDVFEAEIDKQVQLAIDEADAIIFMVDVESGVTGMDQEVAKLLRRSKKPIFLAINKVDTSSRMNDALEFYSLGFETQYPISSISGSGTGDLLDDLIKALPDKEPVDNSHLPRFAVVGRPNAGKSSFINALIGEDRYIVTDVAGTTRDSIDTKYDRFGFEFNLVDTAGIRKKSKVKEDLEFYSVMRSVRAIEHCDVIILVFDATRGFDGQVENIFWLAQRNNKGIVIVANKWDLVEDKETSTVKDYEKYIRQQCEPFVDVPIVFISTITKQRLYKAIETAVEVYNNRSKKIKTSELNEVMLPIIQNYPPPAYKGKYVKIKFCTQLPTPYPSFAFFCNLPQYVKEPYKRYIENKLRENFDFSGVPITVYFRKK